The Esox lucius isolate fEsoLuc1 chromosome 5, fEsoLuc1.pri, whole genome shotgun sequence genome includes a region encoding these proteins:
- the LOC105029865 gene encoding oocyte zinc finger protein XlCOF6-like, which translates to MSKLQSFRVFVNERLTAAALEISEAVEKTLLEYQEENDRLRRLMRMTPGIKRCETDSLQFSLSVSEEEVPPEQQPCEQEWNPSPGQENPEPTQIKEEQEELRTSQEEEQHHEVFHTKDTIFTSTCVKSECDQEDPLGSLIRSQTQIVENRESDSKPADIPHFDTVTHLTGLSIAYGSPSQTNDSNHNSAVSSDTVEFYNSPPVDRSPPVHKRCSKPRTSSKTTHHCRDCGETFKLKANLKNHVTFSKRPSECSYCKKCYDSTCKLRAHVQLCHVEKSCTCPVCGKTFKFNGVLSRHMRTHTGEKPYSCGDCEKRFTEKGNLEMHKLTHTREKPFNCCDCGKSFGEKGNLEMHKLTHTGEKSFSCSDCEKTFSVMQTLKRHKLTHTKEKPFCCGYCEKTFHFRHILKCHERIHTGEKPFSCSDCSKCFGQKRDLRRHKLIHTGEKPFCCGECGKSFNRKQTLRRHELIHKVKKPFSCGGCGKTFNRPRTLKRHERTHTENKSFSCGDCGKTFGCSRSLKQHEFIHTGEK; encoded by the exons ATGTCTAAATTACAATCATTTCGTGTGTTCGTAAATGAGCGTTTAACTGCCGCTGCATTGGAGATTTCCGAGGCAGTTGAGAAAACCCTACTGGAGTACCAGGAGGAAAATGATCGGCTACGGAGGCTGATGCGAATGACACCAGGCATAAAACGATGTGAAACGG ACTCCCTGCAGTTCTCACTCAGTGTCTCTGAAGAGGAGGTTCCCCCTGAGCAGCAGCCCTGTGAGCAGGAGTGGAACCCCAGTCCGGGGCAGGAGAACCCAGAGCCCACACAGAttaaagaggaacaggaggaactcCGCACCAGTCAGGAGGAAGAGCAGCATCACGAGGTCTTTCACACCAAAGACACCATATTCACCTCTACCTGTGTGAAAAGTGAATGTGATCAGGAGGACCCACTTGGGTCCTTGATTCGTTCCCAAACCCAGATtgtggagaacagagagagtgacTCTAAACCAGCAGACATCCCACATTTTGACACTGTCACCCACCTAACGGGTCTCAGTATTGCCTATGGTTCTCCAAGTCAAACCAATGACTCCAACCACAACTCAGCTGTAAGCAGCGATACAGTTGAATTTTACAACAGCCCACCAGTGGATCGCAGCCCACCAGTGCATAAACGTTGTTCCAAACCCAGAACCTCATCTAAAACTACTCACCACTGCCGTGACTGTGGTGAAACATTTAAACTGAAAGCTAACCTAAAGAATCATGTGACTTTCTCCAAAAGACCCAGTGAATGTAGCTACTGCAAGAAATGCTACGACTCCACCTGTAAACTGAGGGCCCATGTTCAACTCTGTCATGTGGAGAAATCCTGCACCTGCCCTGTTTGTGGCAAGACCTTTAAATTCAATGGAGTTCTGTCCAGACACATGAGGactcacactggagagaaaccatatAGCTGTGGTGACTGTGAGAAAAGATTCACTGAAAAGGGGAACCTAGAAATGCACAAACTGACTCATACAAGAGAGAAACCTTTTAACTGTTgtgactgtgggaaaagcttTGGTGAGAAGGGGAACCTAGAAATGCACAAactgactcacacaggagagaaatcATTTAGCTGTAGTGACTGTGAGAAAACCTTCAGTGTGATGCAGACCCTTAAGCGGCATAAATTGACTCACACTAAAGAGAAACCATTTTGCTGTGGTTActgtgaaaaaacatttcatttcaggCATATCCTAAAGTGCCATGAACGGatccacacaggagagaaacctttcAGCTGTAGTGATTGTAGTAAATGTTTTGGCCAGAAGAGGGACCTAAGAAGGCACAAGCTgattcacacaggagagaaaccattttGCTGTGGTGAATGTGGAAAAAGCTTCAATCGCAAGCAGACCCTAAGGCGGCATGAACTGATTCACAAAGTAAAGAAACCTTTTAGCTGTGGAGGTTGTGGGAAAACATTCAATCGCCCCCGGACCCTAAAGCGGCATGAACGGactcacacagaaaataaatcatttagCTGTGGAGATTGTGGGAAAACATTCGGTTGCAGCCGGTCCCTAAAGCAGCATGAATTTattcacacaggagaaaaaTAA
- the LOC105029866 gene encoding uncharacterized protein LOC105029866 isoform X1, with protein MSKLQSFRLFLNERLTAVAVEIFEAARDTFIEYQEENDRLCRLLQISPEIELSTIDNFCFFSPDSLQFSLSVSEEEVLPEQQAWNPSLGQENTEVKQIKEEQEELSTSQEKEQHHEVFHTKHAIFTSTCVKSECDQEDPFGSFVHPQTQTVENRESDSKPTDIPHFDTVTHLTGLSNAYGSPSHEINAFNHNSAVSSDTVEFYNSPPVDRSPSVGHSPPVDKHCSKPRTSSKTTHHCRDCGETFKLKANLQNHVTFSKRPSECSYCKKCYDSTCKLRAHVQLCHVEKLLNSMEFCTETRGFTQERNHLAVVTVRKSSVRWGT; from the exons ATGTCTAAACTACAATCGTTtcgtttgtttttaaatgaacgTTTAACTGCGGTTGCCGTGGAGATTTTCGAGGCAGCTCGGGATACATTTATAGAGTACCAGGAGGAGAACGATCGGTTATGTAGGCTGTTGCAGATCTCACCGGAGATAGAATTGTCTACAATAG ATAACTTCTGCTTCTTCTCTCCAGACTCACTGCAGTTCTCACTCAGTGTCTCTGAAGAGGAGGTTCTCCCTGAGCAGCAGGCCTGGAACCCCAGTCTGGGGCAGGAGAACACAGAGGTCAAACAGAttaaagaggaacaggaggaactcAGCACCAGTCAGGAGAAAGAGCAGCATCATGAGGTCTTTCACACCAAACACGCCATATTCACCTCTACCTGTGTGAAAAGTGAATGTGATCAGGAGGACCCATTTGGATCCTTTGTTCATCCCCAAACCCAGACtgtggagaacagagagagtgacTCTAAACCAACAGACATCCCACATTTTGACACTGTCACCCACCTAACGGGTCTCAGTAATGCCTATGGTTCTCCAAGTCATGAAATCAATGCCTTCAACCACAACTCAGCTGTAAGCAGCGATACTGTAGAATTTTACAACAGCCCACCAGTGGATCGCAGCCCATCTGTGGGTCACAGCCCACCAGTGGATAAACATTGTTCTAAACCCAGAACCTCATCTAAAACTACTCACCACTGCCGTGACTGTGGTGAAACATTTAAACTGAAAGCTAACCTACAGAATCATGTGACTTTCTCCAAGAGACCCAGTGAATGTAGCTACTGCAAGAAATGCTATGACTCCACCTGTAAACTGAGGGCTCATGTTCAACTCTGTCATGTGGAGAAACTTTTAAACTCGATGGAGTTCTGTACAGAAACACGAGgattcacacaggagagaaaccatttagCTGTGGTGACTGTGAGAAAAAGTTCAGTGAGATGGGGAACCTAG
- the LOC105029866 gene encoding uncharacterized protein LOC105029866 isoform X2, translating into MSKLQSFRLFLNERLTAVAVEIFEAARDTFIEYQEENDRLCRLLQISPEIELSTIDSLQFSLSVSEEEVLPEQQAWNPSLGQENTEVKQIKEEQEELSTSQEKEQHHEVFHTKHAIFTSTCVKSECDQEDPFGSFVHPQTQTVENRESDSKPTDIPHFDTVTHLTGLSNAYGSPSHEINAFNHNSAVSSDTVEFYNSPPVDRSPSVGHSPPVDKHCSKPRTSSKTTHHCRDCGETFKLKANLQNHVTFSKRPSECSYCKKCYDSTCKLRAHVQLCHVEKLLNSMEFCTETRGFTQERNHLAVVTVRKSSVRWGT; encoded by the exons ATGTCTAAACTACAATCGTTtcgtttgtttttaaatgaacgTTTAACTGCGGTTGCCGTGGAGATTTTCGAGGCAGCTCGGGATACATTTATAGAGTACCAGGAGGAGAACGATCGGTTATGTAGGCTGTTGCAGATCTCACCGGAGATAGAATTGTCTACAATAG ACTCACTGCAGTTCTCACTCAGTGTCTCTGAAGAGGAGGTTCTCCCTGAGCAGCAGGCCTGGAACCCCAGTCTGGGGCAGGAGAACACAGAGGTCAAACAGAttaaagaggaacaggaggaactcAGCACCAGTCAGGAGAAAGAGCAGCATCATGAGGTCTTTCACACCAAACACGCCATATTCACCTCTACCTGTGTGAAAAGTGAATGTGATCAGGAGGACCCATTTGGATCCTTTGTTCATCCCCAAACCCAGACtgtggagaacagagagagtgacTCTAAACCAACAGACATCCCACATTTTGACACTGTCACCCACCTAACGGGTCTCAGTAATGCCTATGGTTCTCCAAGTCATGAAATCAATGCCTTCAACCACAACTCAGCTGTAAGCAGCGATACTGTAGAATTTTACAACAGCCCACCAGTGGATCGCAGCCCATCTGTGGGTCACAGCCCACCAGTGGATAAACATTGTTCTAAACCCAGAACCTCATCTAAAACTACTCACCACTGCCGTGACTGTGGTGAAACATTTAAACTGAAAGCTAACCTACAGAATCATGTGACTTTCTCCAAGAGACCCAGTGAATGTAGCTACTGCAAGAAATGCTATGACTCCACCTGTAAACTGAGGGCTCATGTTCAACTCTGTCATGTGGAGAAACTTTTAAACTCGATGGAGTTCTGTACAGAAACACGAGgattcacacaggagagaaaccatttagCTGTGGTGACTGTGAGAAAAAGTTCAGTGAGATGGGGAACCTAG
- the LOC105029866 gene encoding uncharacterized protein LOC105029866 isoform X3: protein MIKITDFYMLYNFCFFSPDSLQFSLSVSEEEVLPEQQAWNPSLGQENTEVKQIKEEQEELSTSQEKEQHHEVFHTKHAIFTSTCVKSECDQEDPFGSFVHPQTQTVENRESDSKPTDIPHFDTVTHLTGLSNAYGSPSHEINAFNHNSAVSSDTVEFYNSPPVDRSPSVGHSPPVDKHCSKPRTSSKTTHHCRDCGETFKLKANLQNHVTFSKRPSECSYCKKCYDSTCKLRAHVQLCHVEKLLNSMEFCTETRGFTQERNHLAVVTVRKSSVRWGT from the exons atgataaaaattacagacttctacatgcttt ATAACTTCTGCTTCTTCTCTCCAGACTCACTGCAGTTCTCACTCAGTGTCTCTGAAGAGGAGGTTCTCCCTGAGCAGCAGGCCTGGAACCCCAGTCTGGGGCAGGAGAACACAGAGGTCAAACAGAttaaagaggaacaggaggaactcAGCACCAGTCAGGAGAAAGAGCAGCATCATGAGGTCTTTCACACCAAACACGCCATATTCACCTCTACCTGTGTGAAAAGTGAATGTGATCAGGAGGACCCATTTGGATCCTTTGTTCATCCCCAAACCCAGACtgtggagaacagagagagtgacTCTAAACCAACAGACATCCCACATTTTGACACTGTCACCCACCTAACGGGTCTCAGTAATGCCTATGGTTCTCCAAGTCATGAAATCAATGCCTTCAACCACAACTCAGCTGTAAGCAGCGATACTGTAGAATTTTACAACAGCCCACCAGTGGATCGCAGCCCATCTGTGGGTCACAGCCCACCAGTGGATAAACATTGTTCTAAACCCAGAACCTCATCTAAAACTACTCACCACTGCCGTGACTGTGGTGAAACATTTAAACTGAAAGCTAACCTACAGAATCATGTGACTTTCTCCAAGAGACCCAGTGAATGTAGCTACTGCAAGAAATGCTATGACTCCACCTGTAAACTGAGGGCTCATGTTCAACTCTGTCATGTGGAGAAACTTTTAAACTCGATGGAGTTCTGTACAGAAACACGAGgattcacacaggagagaaaccatttagCTGTGGTGACTGTGAGAAAAAGTTCAGTGAGATGGGGAACCTAG